Proteins encoded by one window of Babylonia areolata isolate BAREFJ2019XMU chromosome 8, ASM4173473v1, whole genome shotgun sequence:
- the LOC143284497 gene encoding cyclin-Q-like: MSDSESRVHFRVIRFIHEAGLRLHVKSIPLATACVIYHKFFSDYSIKDFDPYLIGSTALYLAGKVEEQHLKLRDVINVCYKTLHRRKPPLMMDETFTALQESITSCELLVLRCLQFRVVFVHPHKHLLHYLMSLQSWFPREEWEAFPISSTAWALLRDSYHSNMCLKHAPEHMAVSAIFMALLMYGKEVPYTEFTDTPWWKAMCDDLTMETIHTIMKDFTTTYDMEITVGGSASN; this comes from the exons ATGAGTGATTCGGAATCAAGGGTTCATTTCCGTGTTATCAGATTCATACATGAAGCCG gATTACGACTTCATGTGAAAAGCATACCTTTGGCCACAGCTTGTGTAATTTATCACAAATTCTTTAGTGACTACTCCATCAAAGACTTTGACCCTTAT CTAATTGGCAGTACAGCTCTTTACCTGGCTGGAAAGGTTGAGGAGCAGCACCTCAAGCTGAGAGATGTTATCAATGTCTGCTACAA GACACTGCACAGGCGGAAACCGCCTCTGATGATGGACGAGACATTTACAGCACTGCAGGAGAGCATCACCAGCTGTGAACTGCTTGTTCTGCGATGCCTGCAGTTCAGAGTTGTTTTCGTTCATCCTCACAAA CATTTGCTGCACTACCTCATGTCTCTCCAAAGCTGGTTCCCAAGGGAAGAGTGGGAAGCGTTTCCCATTTCCTCAACAGCCTGGGCGTTGCTTAGGGACAGTTACCACAGCAACATGTGCCTGAAACACGCTCCGGAGCACATGGCTGTGTCGGCCATCTTCATGGCCCTGTTGATGTATGGGAAGGAGGTGCCATACACCGAGTTCACCGACACACCCTGGTGGAAG gcgATGTGCGATGACCTGACCATGGAAACCATCCACACCATCATGAAGGACTTCACCACCACTTACGACATGGAGATCACTGTGGGGGGCAGTGCATCCAACTAG